In the Clostridium beijerinckii genome, one interval contains:
- a CDS encoding TldD/PmbA family protein produces MLSKNIVAEVLAKCLVTGGDFAEIFEENSINNSIALIDGKVDDAIGGRSYGIGIRIFKGLNSVYAYTNNNSLSGLLDTAYRAALALGDVNKNEINSIVLTEKSISTIHPILYYPKDVAYDRKIAILKSAYNAAKNYNSDISQVITSYADKEQNILIANTEGLYVQDTRIRTRLGISAIASKGSENQTGFEGPGRHMGIEMFDSVDPEYHGKEAARIAHTMLYAKNCPAGNMTVAIDNGFGGVIFHEACGHSLEASAVAKGNSVFANKLGEKIASIKVTAIDDGTVPNAWGSLNIDDEGNKTQKNILIENGVLKGYMIDKLNGRRMNMEATGSSRRQSYKFQPTSRMTNTYIAAGNDNPDDIIKSIEEGLYAKKLGGGSVNPVTGEFNFAVQEGYLVKNGVIQEPVRGASLIGKGSEVLMDIDMVGNNLDVAQGMCGSSSGSIPTNVGQPMIRVKKMTVGGR; encoded by the coding sequence ATGTTATCAAAAAATATTGTAGCAGAGGTATTAGCAAAGTGCTTAGTAACTGGTGGCGATTTTGCTGAGATATTTGAAGAAAATTCAATTAATAATTCTATAGCATTAATTGACGGCAAAGTAGATGATGCCATAGGTGGAAGAAGTTATGGTATAGGAATAAGAATATTCAAGGGATTGAACAGTGTATATGCTTATACAAATAATAATAGCTTAAGTGGTCTTTTAGACACTGCCTATAGAGCAGCTTTAGCCTTAGGTGATGTAAATAAAAATGAAATAAATTCAATAGTATTGACTGAGAAGAGTATATCTACAATACATCCAATATTGTATTATCCTAAGGATGTTGCATACGATAGAAAAATAGCAATTTTAAAAAGTGCGTATAATGCAGCAAAGAATTATAACAGTGATATTTCTCAAGTTATTACGAGTTATGCAGATAAAGAGCAAAATATTTTAATCGCGAACACTGAAGGTTTATATGTTCAAGATACAAGAATAAGAACAAGGTTAGGCATAAGTGCAATAGCATCAAAAGGAAGCGAAAACCAAACTGGATTTGAAGGACCTGGAAGACATATGGGAATTGAAATGTTTGATAGTGTTGATCCAGAATATCACGGAAAGGAAGCAGCGAGAATAGCTCATACGATGCTTTATGCAAAGAACTGTCCAGCAGGTAATATGACTGTTGCTATAGATAATGGGTTTGGGGGTGTTATATTCCACGAAGCTTGTGGACACTCTTTAGAAGCCAGTGCTGTAGCTAAAGGAAATTCAGTCTTTGCTAATAAATTAGGTGAGAAAATCGCATCAATAAAGGTAACAGCTATAGATGATGGAACTGTACCTAATGCTTGGGGATCGCTAAATATAGATGATGAGGGTAATAAGACACAAAAAAATATTTTAATTGAAAATGGTGTTCTAAAAGGTTATATGATTGATAAGTTAAATGGAAGACGTATGAATATGGAGGCTACAGGAAGTTCAAGAAGACAAAGTTACAAGTTCCAACCAACTTCAAGAATGACTAATACCTATATAGCAGCTGGAAATGATAATCCGGATGATATCATTAAATCTATAGAAGAAGGATTATATGCAAAGAAGCTAGGAGGCGGATCGGTTAACCCTGTAACTGGTGAGTTTAATTTTGCAGTTCAAGAAGGGTACTTAGTTAAAAATGGTGTGATTCAGGAGCCGGTAAGAGGAGCAAGTCTTATTGGTAAAGGTAGTGAAGTACTTATGGATATAGATATGGTCGGAAATAATTTAGATGTAGCTCAAGGTATGTGTGGCTCATCATCAGGAAGTATTCCTACCAACGTAGGTCAGCCTATGATTAGAGTAAAGAAAATGACTGTTGGAGGTAGATAA
- a CDS encoding TldD/PmbA family protein, which produces MDFELFKEELFKEAKNSGFEEFEIYYSDAESLSLSIYEGEVEKYKLNNAFGLSFRGKINNKMGYSYTEILDEEAIKTLIRNAKEAAFAIENDDEQFIYEGDKEYKELDCYKKDLDNIKPDELIALSLEIEKECKKQCDKVVSFQGCGIGYGKATYGIINSKGLNLKNERNNLSAYVVPIIQDNSEKYDGTGYVMAKKIDDINPESLAKQGLEEALSRIGGKSIPSGKYKIIINNEAMVSLLGTFSGIFNAEQAQKGLSLLKGKEGEIIASDVVTLIDDPHLKDGLGTTSFDDEGVATIKKEIISKGKLNTLLYNIKTAHKAGIKSTGNGFKASYASIVGVSATNFYINPGNKSFEELCNEVKEGVIITDFAGLHSGASAVTGDFSLAAKGFMIENGKKSFPVEQITVAGNFFTLLKDIEEVGSDLKFPMSSIGCPSVVVKELSIAGK; this is translated from the coding sequence ATGGATTTTGAATTATTTAAAGAAGAATTATTTAAAGAAGCTAAGAATTCAGGCTTTGAAGAGTTTGAAATATATTATTCTGATGCTGAAAGTTTAAGTTTAAGTATTTATGAAGGCGAAGTTGAAAAATATAAACTAAATAATGCCTTTGGTCTTTCGTTCAGAGGAAAAATCAATAACAAAATGGGATATTCATATACTGAAATATTAGATGAAGAAGCAATAAAAACTCTTATAAGAAATGCAAAGGAAGCGGCATTTGCTATAGAAAATGATGATGAACAGTTTATATATGAAGGGGATAAGGAATATAAAGAATTAGACTGTTACAAAAAAGATTTGGATAATATTAAGCCTGATGAGCTTATAGCTCTTTCTTTAGAAATAGAAAAGGAATGTAAAAAACAATGTGATAAAGTTGTAAGTTTCCAAGGTTGTGGAATTGGATATGGTAAAGCTACTTATGGAATAATAAATTCAAAGGGACTTAATTTGAAAAATGAAAGGAATAATCTAAGTGCATATGTCGTTCCAATAATACAAGATAATAGTGAAAAGTATGATGGAACAGGATATGTTATGGCTAAAAAGATAGATGACATAAATCCAGAAAGTTTAGCTAAGCAAGGTCTTGAAGAAGCGCTTTCAAGAATTGGTGGAAAAAGTATTCCGTCAGGCAAATATAAGATAATTATAAATAACGAGGCCATGGTATCACTGCTTGGAACTTTTTCAGGAATTTTTAATGCAGAGCAAGCACAAAAAGGGTTATCTTTGCTGAAAGGAAAAGAAGGGGAAATTATAGCATCAGATGTAGTGACTCTAATTGATGATCCTCACTTAAAGGATGGGCTTGGAACAACTTCATTTGATGATGAAGGAGTAGCAACTATCAAAAAAGAGATAATATCTAAAGGAAAATTGAATACATTATTATATAATATAAAAACTGCGCATAAGGCAGGAATTAAATCTACAGGAAATGGATTCAAGGCTTCGTATGCATCAATAGTAGGTGTTAGTGCCACAAATTTTTATATAAATCCAGGTAATAAATCTTTTGAAGAACTTTGCAATGAAGTTAAAGAAGGTGTAATAATTACAGATTTTGCAGGCCTTCACTCTGGAGCTAGTGCTGTAACTGGAGATTTTTCTTTAGCAGCTAAAGGATTTATGATTGAAAATGGAAAGAAGAGCTTTCCGGTAGAACAAATTACAGTTGCAGGAAATTTCTTTACATTACTGAAAGATATAGAGGAAGTAGGAAGTGACTTAAAGTTCCCGATGAGTAGCATAGGATGTCCGTCAGTTGTTGTGAAAGAACTTTCAATAGCTGGAAAATAA
- a CDS encoding putative ABC transporter permease, whose amino-acid sequence MNIIYIYLFSFIIYSFLGWICETIYCSIIDMEYVNRGFLKGPFCPIYGSGALIVIILLAPFSDNIIILFLSAMIFTSILEYLTGFLLETIFNLKWWDYSGYKFNIKGRVCLLNSVLFGLLSLITIKVVNPIIIDLVSHISLKVSMWICNISLLYLLTDGITTTVKVLKLGGKLKEMSALFDEIREKTESYKVVLQQNLSRFDGLIEQESEKVIHAKEQISKLKFKLENLVLNNKAVNKRIIKAFPNIKSLKYQHSLDRLKEEIKKIKKK is encoded by the coding sequence ATGAATATAATCTATATTTATCTTTTTTCTTTTATAATTTATAGCTTTCTTGGATGGATATGTGAAACTATATATTGCTCTATAATCGATATGGAGTATGTAAATAGAGGTTTTTTAAAAGGACCATTTTGCCCTATCTATGGATCAGGTGCACTTATAGTAATTATATTGCTGGCTCCATTTTCAGATAATATTATAATTTTATTCTTGAGTGCAATGATTTTTACAAGCATATTAGAGTATTTAACAGGTTTTTTGCTAGAAACAATATTTAATCTTAAATGGTGGGATTATTCAGGCTATAAATTTAATATAAAGGGCAGAGTATGTCTATTAAATTCAGTGTTATTTGGTCTTTTATCTCTAATCACAATAAAAGTTGTTAATCCAATTATAATAGACTTAGTTAGTCACATATCACTAAAGGTTTCTATGTGGATTTGTAATATTTCACTCTTATATTTATTAACAGATGGGATAACTACAACAGTTAAAGTTTTGAAATTAGGTGGAAAACTCAAAGAAATGAGCGCTTTATTTGATGAGATAAGAGAAAAAACTGAAAGCTATAAAGTGGTCCTACAACAAAATTTAAGCAGATTTGATGGCTTGATAGAACAGGAAAGTGAAAAAGTTATTCATGCGAAAGAACAAATTAGCAAGCTAAAATTTAAATTAGAAAATTTGGTTTTAAACAATAAGGCCGTGAATAAACGAATAATTAAAGCATTTCCAAATATAAAGTCTTTGAAGTATCAACATTCACTAGATAGATTAAAAGAAGAGATAAAAAAAATTAAGAAAAAATAA
- a CDS encoding LTA synthase family protein, giving the protein MSSSNSYVVNFFKNSLENNIKKDKVIRLIFFLIALVSIVLKGIIFQGFVTSKDPYTFSFSTGYESASSFLNYYVAFTLIFLSFSLLFKGKGRIIYTLVIDFSLTLLILIDVWYFRGFLTVPSALILTQTANLDNMSGSILSMTSNLDFIFVFDFIILGIYAYITRKSFTQVHKRAFKTFFCTFVLPILFIIYVPISITVFNNTDVHNAYLFSNYDKSNTAKYFSPIGYHIMDCYTVYKDSKPYKLTDQDKAYINELFEIKKENLPDNEYLGMAKGKNLIYIQVESLENFVIGKTVNGKEITPNLNKLVQKSLYFPNTFEQVNEGTSSDADLMVNTSMLPLRQGSTFFRYPNTNYNSLPNLLEGEGYATSAIHPDKGSFWNYKNGLLGIGFDKFTDYYSFNVDEQIGLGISDKRYFEQVVPMLKELKQPFYAETVTLTSHGPFDLPEKYRELGLDPELNESKLGGYFESLHYTDKQIGYFIDQLDKEGLLKNSIIAIMGDHTGIHKYYDDSIGQLSHKEDWYLNTGNPTVPFIIYNPSTNEGKTFDKMYNGEVDVMPTLLYLLGVDKDKYENTALGRNLLNTNKSFAVITNGTLKGGENLTDKEKDIYKKSLDLSDKMIRANYAHNSN; this is encoded by the coding sequence ATGAGTTCTTCTAACTCATATGTTGTTAATTTTTTTAAAAATAGCTTAGAAAATAATATAAAAAAAGATAAGGTTATAAGATTAATTTTCTTTCTAATAGCTCTTGTCTCTATAGTATTAAAAGGGATTATATTTCAAGGATTTGTTACGAGCAAAGATCCATATACATTTAGTTTTTCTACTGGCTATGAATCTGCTAGTTCTTTCTTAAATTATTATGTGGCCTTTACTTTAATATTCTTAAGTTTCTCATTATTATTTAAAGGTAAAGGTAGAATAATCTATACTCTAGTAATCGATTTTTCTTTAACACTATTAATATTAATTGATGTATGGTATTTTAGAGGTTTTTTAACTGTTCCATCTGCGTTAATATTAACTCAAACTGCTAATTTAGATAATATGTCTGGAAGTATATTATCAATGACCAGCAATTTAGATTTTATATTTGTATTTGATTTTATAATACTAGGTATATATGCTTACATAACTAGAAAATCATTTACTCAAGTACATAAACGAGCATTTAAAACATTCTTTTGTACTTTTGTTTTGCCAATATTATTTATAATTTATGTACCTATCAGTATAACTGTATTCAATAATACAGATGTTCATAATGCTTACTTATTCAGTAATTATGATAAGTCAAATACTGCCAAATACTTTTCTCCTATTGGATATCATATTATGGATTGTTATACAGTTTATAAAGATTCTAAACCATATAAATTAACAGATCAAGATAAAGCTTATATAAATGAGTTATTTGAAATAAAAAAAGAGAACCTTCCAGATAACGAGTACCTTGGCATGGCAAAAGGAAAAAATTTAATTTATATTCAAGTTGAGTCTTTAGAAAACTTTGTTATCGGAAAAACAGTTAATGGAAAAGAAATAACACCTAATTTGAATAAATTAGTACAAAAATCATTGTACTTCCCTAATACCTTTGAGCAAGTAAACGAAGGGACAAGCTCCGATGCTGATTTAATGGTTAATACTTCAATGTTGCCTTTAAGACAAGGAAGTACATTCTTTAGATATCCAAATACTAATTATAATTCCTTACCAAATTTATTAGAAGGTGAAGGCTATGCTACTTCTGCTATTCATCCTGATAAAGGTTCTTTTTGGAATTATAAAAATGGATTGCTTGGAATAGGCTTTGATAAATTTACTGATTACTACTCATTTAATGTTGATGAACAAATTGGCCTTGGTATAAGTGACAAAAGATACTTCGAGCAAGTTGTTCCTATGTTAAAAGAATTAAAGCAGCCATTCTACGCTGAAACTGTAACATTGACAAGCCATGGTCCATTTGATCTTCCAGAAAAGTACAGAGAACTTGGACTTGATCCTGAATTAAATGAAAGTAAACTTGGTGGGTATTTTGAAAGTCTTCACTATACAGATAAACAAATAGGTTATTTTATTGATCAATTAGATAAAGAAGGATTACTTAAAAATAGCATTATAGCAATAATGGGTGACCATACAGGAATTCATAAATATTATGACGATAGCATTGGGCAACTATCTCATAAAGAAGATTGGTATCTAAATACAGGAAATCCGACTGTTCCATTTATTATCTATAATCCATCTACAAATGAAGGAAAAACATTTGATAAAATGTATAATGGCGAGGTTGATGTAATGCCAACACTCTTATATTTACTTGGAGTCGATAAAGATAAGTATGAGAACACTGCTTTAGGTAGAAACTTATTAAATACAAATAAATCTTTTGCCGTAATAACTAATGGAACACTTAAAGGTGGGGAAAACTTAACAGATAAAGAAAAAGATATTTATAAAAAATCATTAGATCTTTCGGATAAAATGATACGTGCAAATTATGCTCATAATTCTAATTAG
- the yedF gene encoding sulfurtransferase-like selenium metabolism protein YedF, whose protein sequence is MKEIDCRGLSYLQIIREVKKYFNSIGEGEAVVVVNNELGRSNVIRYAAHKGYKIDIEDEKNRFLIKMEKRGCLESEDEEEIFSILITRDKIGEGNDDLGITLMSEYFEALNEYDKLPKEILFLNSGVKLFKRDSKAIEDIRMLYKKGVKLLISDTSLDYYKLTEQITFGEIASMYDMVVAMKKAKKLIKL, encoded by the coding sequence ATGAAAGAAATAGATTGCAGAGGATTATCATATCTACAAATAATAAGAGAAGTTAAGAAGTATTTTAATTCAATTGGAGAAGGGGAAGCTGTTGTAGTAGTAAACAATGAATTAGGGCGGTCAAATGTTATAAGGTATGCAGCGCATAAAGGATATAAAATAGATATAGAGGATGAAAAAAATAGATTTTTAATAAAGATGGAAAAGAGAGGATGCCTAGAATCAGAAGATGAGGAAGAAATTTTTTCTATATTAATAACAAGAGATAAAATTGGTGAGGGAAATGATGATTTAGGAATAACTTTAATGAGTGAATATTTCGAAGCATTAAATGAGTATGATAAACTTCCAAAAGAAATTTTATTCTTAAATTCAGGGGTTAAGTTGTTTAAAAGGGATTCTAAGGCTATAGAAGATATAAGAATGTTATATAAAAAGGGCGTTAAACTTTTAATAAGTGATACATCCTTGGATTATTATAAATTAACAGAACAAATAACTTTTGGAGAAATAGCAAGCATGTATGATATGGTAGTTGCAATGAAGAAAGCAAAGAAATTAATAAAGCTTTAG
- a CDS encoding NAD(P)/FAD-dependent oxidoreductase gives MPDYELIIIGAGIAGMTAALGAAREGITKILIIEKESNVGGIINQCVHNGFGKNFLDDPVTGPEYIDFIERQLGEFEIEILLDTTVLEVTEGKKVTYVNSRDGIKDLTAQAIIFAMGAKETYSGNVIIPTNGLTGIFTVGEAHKIINLDGYLPGRRTVIIAKNKWGFIVARRLIVEGGNIEAVVIENTFEEMANSEIRDIVDGFDIPVIENSRVTEIEGKTRIEKLKIVNLENEEIIEKECDSLLLSVNFLPETTVIKKTSFDINSKTSGFEVVDFATSLEGFFACGNVIYGENAFWMEETDGIQCGIIAARFVKESM, from the coding sequence ATGCCAGATTATGAATTAATTATTATTGGGGCAGGAATAGCGGGAATGACAGCTGCACTTGGAGCTGCAAGAGAGGGAATAACAAAAATACTAATTATTGAAAAGGAGTCTAACGTTGGGGGAATAATCAATCAATGTGTTCATAATGGTTTTGGAAAAAACTTTCTAGATGATCCAGTGACCGGCCCAGAGTATATTGATTTTATAGAAAGGCAGTTAGGAGAATTTGAAATAGAAATACTTTTAGATACTACAGTTTTAGAAGTAACTGAAGGAAAAAAAGTTACATATGTAAATTCTAGAGATGGTATTAAAGATTTAACCGCTCAAGCGATAATATTTGCTATGGGAGCAAAAGAAACATATTCAGGAAATGTTATAATTCCTACCAATGGACTTACAGGAATATTCACTGTAGGAGAGGCTCATAAAATAATTAATTTAGATGGATATCTACCAGGAAGAAGGACTGTGATTATAGCGAAAAATAAATGGGGATTCATAGTTGCAAGAAGGCTTATAGTAGAAGGTGGAAATATAGAAGCGGTTGTCATTGAGAATACATTTGAAGAAATGGCTAATTCGGAAATACGAGATATTGTTGATGGCTTTGATATACCAGTAATAGAGAATTCTAGAGTAACAGAAATTGAAGGGAAAACGCGAATTGAGAAGCTAAAAATAGTTAATTTAGAGAATGAAGAAATAATAGAAAAGGAATGTGATTCACTTCTATTATCAGTTAATTTCTTGCCAGAAACAACCGTAATTAAAAAAACAAGTTTTGATATAAATTCTAAGACATCTGGATTTGAAGTAGTAGACTTTGCAACATCTTTAGAGGGTTTTTTTGCTTGTGGAAATGTTATATACGGAGAAAATGCGTTTTGGATGGAAGAAACTGATGGTATACAATGTGGAATTATTGCGGCTAGATTTGTAAAGGAAAGCATGTAG
- a CDS encoding GDSL-type esterase/lipase family protein — protein sequence MNNKLDIIFFGDSLTLGYGVTKQNSWVYKLTQERSLSSLNKACNGDTTTSMLTRYNDDVLIYSPSKIFIMGGSNDLLLGRKIPFIISNIGIMINDGLNIGSKVTLGIPPKIIGQMANSLFSPSHLYSYAEKELQYLKDELIKLSNKYNLQFINFYDLTFNRDDIYLDGIHMNSLGHHLMYENALNYF from the coding sequence ATGAATAATAAGCTTGATATCATTTTCTTTGGAGACAGCCTAACTTTAGGATATGGGGTAACTAAACAAAATTCTTGGGTTTACAAACTTACGCAAGAACGCTCCCTTTCATCATTAAATAAAGCCTGTAATGGTGATACTACCACTTCAATGCTTACTCGCTATAATGATGATGTTTTAATTTATTCTCCATCGAAAATTTTTATAATGGGAGGTAGCAATGATCTTCTTCTAGGACGCAAAATTCCTTTTATAATTAGTAATATTGGAATAATGATTAATGATGGACTAAATATAGGCTCAAAAGTGACTTTAGGAATTCCCCCTAAGATTATTGGCCAAATGGCAAATTCGCTTTTTTCTCCTTCGCATCTATATTCTTATGCAGAAAAAGAACTTCAATATTTAAAGGATGAACTCATTAAATTATCTAATAAATACAATCTTCAATTTATCAATTTCTACGATTTGACATTTAATAGGGATGATATTTATTTAGATGGAATTCACATGAATTCACTTGGCCATCACCTAATGTATGAAAATGCTCTCAATTATTTTTAA
- a CDS encoding RusA family crossover junction endodeoxyribonuclease has protein sequence MSNYAKVIIKGSPITKSNFKLHNLNGRAILPHSSGKYHDRYALYEQEIALLARNQNPDVVFSESLIALLRVYYKSEKRHPDTINITKSIFDGIEKSGLIINDAQITKIFTEEYYDKENPRFELELFAESEYDFSYKVIKRTTSLKPKLYSPIRKNILSDKTSSSATDYQKDKLDCNAENKRDKKSKKNSSNSLMSSEMIICNICNKAIISDDYVKADSGKTLICKRCFNKLF, from the coding sequence ATGTCTAACTATGCTAAAGTTATAATTAAAGGATCACCTATTACAAAATCCAATTTTAAGTTACACAATCTAAATGGACGTGCAATCCTACCACATAGCTCTGGAAAATATCATGATAGGTATGCTCTATACGAACAGGAAATAGCACTTCTTGCAAGAAATCAAAATCCTGATGTTGTTTTTTCTGAAAGTCTAATAGCTTTACTAAGAGTATATTATAAAAGTGAAAAGCGTCATCCAGATACCATTAATATTACAAAAAGTATATTTGATGGCATTGAAAAAAGTGGATTAATTATAAATGATGCTCAGATAACCAAAATCTTTACAGAAGAATATTATGATAAAGAGAATCCAAGATTTGAACTAGAACTCTTTGCTGAAAGTGAATATGATTTTAGCTATAAAGTTATCAAAAGAACTACTTCCTTAAAACCTAAATTATATTCTCCAATAAGAAAAAATATACTATCTGATAAAACTAGTAGTTCTGCAACTGATTATCAAAAAGATAAACTTGATTGCAATGCTGAAAATAAACGTGATAAAAAATCAAAAAAAAACTCGTCTAACTCATTAATGTCTAGCGAAATGATTATATGTAACATCTGCAATAAAGCCATTATTTCAGATGATTATGTAAAAGCCGATTCAGGAAAAACATTAATATGTAAAAGGTGCTTTAACAAACTATTCTAA
- the tsaD gene encoding tRNA (adenosine(37)-N6)-threonylcarbamoyltransferase complex transferase subunit TsaD — MNKKIILAIESSCDETAAAVVVNGREVLSNIIASQIDTHKKFGGVVPEVASRMHIEAVDSVVKAALLEAGISIDDVDAIGVTYGPGLVGALLVGLQYAKGLALGSKKPLIGVNHIQGHISANFIEHKDLKPPFVSLVVSGGHTFIVHVKGYRDFEVIGQTRDDAAGEAYDKVARALELGYPGGPKIDKLAKKGNKDAIEFPRAKFQDDTLDFSFSGVKSAVLNYLNKAKMKEEEINKADIAASFQNAIIDVLKTNLFLTCERKGIKKIAVAGGVASNSCLRETLLEEGRKKGIEILFPSPILCTDNAAMIGSAAYFNYQEGAVSDLNINAKPNLKLGER; from the coding sequence ATGAATAAAAAAATAATTTTAGCAATAGAATCAAGTTGTGATGAAACTGCTGCTGCAGTAGTTGTGAATGGTAGAGAAGTTTTATCAAATATAATTGCTTCACAAATTGATACTCATAAAAAATTTGGAGGAGTGGTTCCAGAGGTTGCATCGAGAATGCATATTGAGGCAGTAGATAGTGTTGTAAAAGCCGCATTATTAGAAGCAGGAATTTCAATAGATGATGTTGACGCAATAGGAGTTACGTATGGACCAGGACTTGTTGGGGCACTTTTGGTTGGGCTTCAATACGCAAAAGGATTGGCATTAGGTTCTAAAAAGCCTTTAATTGGGGTTAATCATATACAAGGACATATTAGTGCTAATTTTATTGAGCATAAAGATTTAAAGCCACCTTTTGTCTCACTAGTGGTTTCAGGAGGACATACTTTTATTGTGCATGTAAAAGGATATAGGGATTTTGAGGTTATTGGCCAAACAAGAGATGATGCGGCAGGAGAAGCTTATGATAAGGTGGCAAGAGCATTAGAACTTGGATATCCGGGCGGACCCAAAATAGATAAGCTAGCTAAGAAAGGAAATAAGGATGCAATAGAATTTCCAAGAGCTAAGTTTCAGGATGATACATTAGATTTTTCTTTTAGTGGAGTTAAATCAGCTGTGTTGAATTATTTAAATAAGGCAAAAATGAAAGAAGAAGAGATAAATAAAGCTGATATTGCAGCGTCATTTCAAAATGCGATAATAGATGTATTAAAGACCAATCTATTCTTAACCTGTGAAAGAAAAGGAATAAAAAAGATTGCAGTGGCAGGTGGTGTTGCATCGAATTCTTGTTTAAGAGAAACTTTGCTAGAGGAAGGTAGAAAAAAAGGGATTGAAATTCTATTCCCATCACCTATATTGTGTACAGATAATGCAGCAATGATAGGAAGTGCAGCATATTTCAACTATCAAGAGGGAGCAGTATCAGATTTAAATATAAATGCAAAACCTAACTTAAAACTAGGGGAGAGGTAG
- a CDS encoding alpha/beta fold hydrolase translates to MKLLSHSNGVHKVEKDKTSKRSILKKCVIFFVGLFIFGFLVQILNDFVDNTRLKSRFKYVRIDGRKMEYKLKTGGDYTVVFDGSIGTTMYEWDDVCKSLEEKKISTFTYNREGYGFNDGGDNRTPEEQAKDLKALLRKAGAPEPYVLVGEEYGSLVLSNFANLYSDSVAGVVLINPISEENIQTKEFKNSIKSKYYRSIFEKMGTNFSLTALLNKAGLTMENDTFKKYLNQNELDEFQSFENKKNYKQAVSNELENLYKGISNSQTNELLGNKPLYLITNNEDDPVKKIGNTTVTTIYKEEIEGSPMSVLDPDSVVTGVNSVLKDAKKAAKKS, encoded by the coding sequence ATGAAGCTGTTATCACATTCTAATGGAGTACATAAGGTTGAGAAAGATAAAACCAGCAAAAGGAGCATTTTAAAAAAATGTGTTATCTTTTTTGTGGGATTATTTATCTTTGGTTTTTTAGTGCAAATTTTAAATGACTTTGTAGATAATACAAGATTAAAATCTAGATTTAAGTATGTCAGAATAGATGGACGTAAAATGGAGTATAAGCTTAAGACTGGTGGAGATTATACTGTAGTATTTGATGGATCAATTGGAACTACAATGTATGAGTGGGATGATGTTTGTAAGTCATTAGAGGAGAAGAAGATATCTACCTTTACATATAATAGAGAAGGATATGGATTTAATGATGGCGGGGATAATAGAACGCCAGAAGAGCAGGCTAAGGATTTGAAAGCATTGCTTAGAAAAGCTGGAGCACCAGAGCCATACGTTTTAGTTGGAGAGGAGTACGGTAGTCTGGTTCTTAGTAATTTTGCCAATTTATATTCAGATTCAGTAGCAGGAGTTGTGTTAATTAACCCAATATCAGAGGAAAATATTCAAACTAAGGAATTTAAGAATAGTATTAAGTCCAAATATTATAGAAGTATATTTGAGAAAATGGGTACGAATTTTAGTTTGACTGCATTGCTAAATAAAGCAGGGTTAACTATGGAAAATGATACGTTTAAGAAGTATTTAAATCAGAATGAATTAGATGAATTTCAGAGTTTTGAAAATAAGAAAAATTATAAACAGGCAGTTTCAAACGAACTAGAAAATTTATATAAAGGCATTTCGAATAGTCAAACTAATGAACTACTAGGAAATAAGCCATTATATTTAATAACTAATAATGAAGATGATCCTGTTAAAAAGATTGGTAATACAACAGTAACAACTATATATAAAGAGGAAATAGAGGGATCTCCAATGTCTGTATTAGATCCTGACTCAGTAGTTACCGGCGTTAATAGTGTATTAAAAGATGCTAAGAAGGCAGCTAAAAAATCTTGA